A window of the Gorilla gorilla gorilla isolate KB3781 chromosome 8, NHGRI_mGorGor1-v2.1_pri, whole genome shotgun sequence genome harbors these coding sequences:
- the GOT1 gene encoding aspartate aminotransferase, cytoplasmic — translation MAPPSVFAEVPQAQPVLVFKLTADFREDPDPRKVNLGVGAYRTDDCHPWVLPVVKKVEQKIANDNSLNHEYLPILGLAEFRSCASRLALGDDSPALKEKRVGGVQSLGGTGALRIGADFLARWYNGTNNKNTPVYVSSPTWENHNAVFSAAGFKDIRSYRYWDAEKRGLDLQGFLNDLENAPEFSIVVLHACAHNPTGIDPTPEQWKQIASVMKHRFLFPFFDSAYQGFASGNLERDAWAIRYFVSEGFEFFCAQSFSKNFGLYNERVGNLTVVGKEPESILQVLSQMEKIVRITWSNPPAQGARIVASTLSNPELFEEWTGNVKTMADRILTMRSELRARLEALKTPGTWNHITDQIGMFSFTGLNPKQVEYLVNEKHIYLLPSGRINVSGLTTKNLDYVATSIHEAVTKIQ, via the exons ATGGCACCTCCGTCAGTCTTTGCCGAGGTTCCGCAGGCCCAGCCTGTCCTGGTCTTCAAGCTCACTGCCGACTTCAGGGAGGATCCGGACCCCCGCAAGGTCAACCTGGGAGTGGGAG CATATCGCACGGATGACTGCCATCCCTGGGTTTTGCCAGTAGTGAAGAAAGTGGAGCAGAAGATTGCTAATGACAATAGCCTAAATCACGAGTATCTGCCAATCCTGGGCCTGGCCGAGTTCCGGAGCTGTGCGTCTCGTCTTGCCCTTGGGGATGACAGCCCAGCTCTCAAGGAGAAGCGG gTAGGAGGTGTGCAGTCTTTGGGGGGAACAGGTGCACTTCGAATTGGAGCTGATTTCTTAGCGCGTTGGTACAATGGAACAAACAACAAGAACACACCTGTCTATGTGTCCTCACCAACCTGGG AGAATCACAATGCTGTGTTTTCTGCTGCTGGTTTTAAAGACATTCGGTCCTATCGCTACTGGGATGCAGAGAAGAGAGGATTGGACCTCCAGGGCTTCCTGAATGATCTGGAG AATGCTCCTGAGTTCTCCATCGTTGTCCTCCACGCCTGTGCACACAACCCAACTGGGATTGACCCAACTCCGGAGCAGTGGAAGCAGATTGCTTCTGTCATGAAG CACCGGTTTCTGTTCCCCTTCTTTGACTCAGCCTATCAGGGCTTCGCATCTGGAAACCTGGAGAGAGATGCCTGGGCCATTCGCTATTTTGTGTCTGAAGGCTTCGAGTTCTTCTGTGCCCAGTCCTTCTCCAAGAACTTCGGGCTCTACA ATGAGAGAGTCGGGAATCTGACTGTGGTTGGAAAAGAACCTGAGAGCATCCTGCAAGTCCTTTCCCAGATGGAGAAGATCGTGCGGATTACTTGGTCCAATCCCCCCGCCCAGGGAGCACGAATTGTGGCCAGCACCCTCTCGAACcctgagctctttgaggaatg GACAGGTAATGTGAAGACGATGGCTGACCGGATTCTGACCATGAGATCTGAACTCAGGGCACGACTAGAAGCCCTCAAAACCCCTGGGACCTGGAACCACATCACTGATCAAATTGGCATGTTCAGCTTCACTGGGTTGAACC CCAAGCAGGTTGAGTATCTGGTCAATGAAAAGCACATCTACCTGCTGCCAAGTGGTCGAATCAACGTGAGTGGCTTAACCACCAAAAATCTAGATTACGTGGCCACCTCCATCCATGAAGCAGTCACCAAAATCCAGTGA